In Calothrix sp. PCC 7507, one DNA window encodes the following:
- the tsf gene encoding translation elongation factor Ts: protein MAEISAKLVQELRQKTGAGILDCKKALKETDGNIEEATDWLRKKNLVSAGKKSDRIAAEGLVDTYIQPDGKVGVLIEVNCQTDFVARNEAFKNLVKNLAQQAATAESVESLLAQPYIQDQGSTVEEFIKQVIVTLGENIQVRRFVTYALAGGTSGTVDSYIHTGGRVGVLVELNSQTDAAALNEEFQALARNAAMQVAACPNVEYVSVEQIPAEVAQKEKDIELGRDDLANKPQNIKEKIVQGRIEKRLKELTLLDQPFIRDQSISVEDLVKQVKGKVGEDIQVNRFVRFVLGEGIEKQESNFADEVAAQIGGK, encoded by the coding sequence ATGGCGGAAATATCTGCAAAACTCGTCCAAGAGCTACGCCAAAAAACTGGTGCTGGCATACTGGACTGCAAAAAAGCGCTGAAAGAAACTGATGGCAACATAGAAGAAGCCACAGACTGGCTAAGAAAAAAGAACTTAGTTTCGGCGGGTAAAAAAAGCGATCGCATTGCAGCAGAAGGTCTAGTAGACACCTATATTCAACCTGATGGTAAAGTGGGTGTACTGATAGAAGTAAACTGCCAAACCGATTTCGTTGCCCGTAACGAGGCTTTTAAAAATCTAGTTAAGAACTTAGCCCAGCAAGCAGCAACTGCTGAGAGTGTTGAGTCTTTGTTAGCTCAACCCTATATTCAAGATCAAGGCTCGACTGTAGAAGAGTTCATCAAGCAAGTCATCGTCACTCTGGGTGAAAACATCCAGGTACGCCGCTTTGTGACTTATGCGTTAGCAGGAGGCACATCAGGTACAGTAGACAGCTATATTCACACTGGCGGTCGAGTGGGTGTGTTGGTCGAGCTGAATTCCCAAACTGATGCGGCGGCTCTTAATGAAGAGTTCCAAGCTTTAGCTAGAAATGCTGCCATGCAAGTTGCAGCTTGTCCTAATGTCGAGTACGTCAGCGTAGAGCAAATCCCCGCTGAAGTTGCTCAGAAAGAAAAGGACATCGAACTAGGGCGCGATGATTTGGCAAACAAGCCACAAAACATCAAAGAAAAAATTGTTCAGGGACGGATTGAAAAACGCCTGAAAGAATTAACTTTGTTGGATCAGCCTTTCATTCGTGACCAGAGTATTTCCGTAGAAGACTTGGTTAAACAAGTGAAGGGTAAAGTAGGCGAAGACATCCAAGTCAATCGCTTTGTTCGTTTTGTGCTAGGTGAAGGCATTGAAAAGCAAGAGAGTAACTTTGCTGACGAGGTAGCTGCACAAATAGGCGGTAAGTAA
- the rpsB gene encoding 30S ribosomal protein S2, producing MPVVSLAQMMESGVHFGHQTRRWNPKMSPYIYTSRNGVHIIDLVQTAQLMDGAYNYMRTQAEQGKKFLFVGTKRQAAGIIAQEASRCGSHYINQRWLGGMLTNWATIKTRVDRLKDLERREETGALDLLPKKEASMLRREMTKLQKYLGGIKTMRKVPDVVVIVDQRREYNAVQECQKLNIPIVSMLDTNCDPDVVDIPIPANDDAIRSIKLIVGKLADAIYEGRHGQLDAEDDYEDYDSGEYDEDYEESEYTDSVIPDEETEE from the coding sequence ATGCCAGTAGTTTCATTGGCTCAGATGATGGAGTCTGGGGTTCACTTTGGGCATCAAACCCGCCGTTGGAACCCAAAAATGTCTCCTTACATTTACACATCCCGTAATGGAGTACACATCATCGACTTGGTGCAGACTGCCCAGTTGATGGATGGTGCTTACAACTACATGCGTACCCAAGCTGAACAGGGGAAGAAGTTCCTTTTTGTGGGTACTAAGCGCCAAGCAGCGGGAATTATTGCTCAAGAAGCCAGCCGTTGTGGTTCTCACTACATTAACCAGCGCTGGTTGGGTGGAATGCTCACCAACTGGGCAACCATCAAAACCAGAGTAGATCGCCTCAAAGATTTGGAACGCCGCGAAGAAACTGGAGCATTGGATCTATTGCCCAAAAAAGAAGCTTCGATGCTGCGTCGGGAGATGACGAAGCTACAGAAGTACTTGGGTGGGATTAAAACCATGCGGAAAGTTCCTGATGTCGTCGTGATTGTAGACCAACGGCGCGAGTATAACGCAGTTCAGGAATGCCAAAAACTCAACATCCCGATTGTGTCAATGTTGGATACCAACTGTGATCCGGATGTAGTAGATATTCCCATCCCCGCAAATGACGACGCGATTAGATCGATTAAGTTAATTGTCGGTAAGTTGGCAGATGCTATTTATGAAGGCCGTCACGGTCAACTGGATGCGGAAGACGATTACGAAGATTACGACAGTGGTGAGTACGACGAAGATTACGAAGAAAGTGAGTACACTGACTCAGTAATTCCCGACGAAGAAACAGAAGAATAG
- a CDS encoding type II toxin-antitoxin system RelE/ParE family toxin, translated as MTYQVELTRKASKQLEKLPQDVQQKIKIKVQELADNPRPSGVVKLESSNNRYRIRVGHYRVLYEIIDNLLVVTVVRVGHRREVYQDE; from the coding sequence GTGACTTATCAAGTAGAACTTACGAGGAAGGCATCTAAACAATTAGAAAAATTACCGCAAGACGTACAACAAAAAATAAAAATTAAAGTTCAAGAGTTAGCTGATAATCCCCGTCCCAGTGGTGTTGTTAAGCTTGAAAGTAGCAACAACAGATATCGTATTCGTGTGGGGCACTACCGCGTGTTGTATGAAATTATAGATAATTTATTAGTAGTTACGGTTGTGAGAGTAGGACATCGTAGAGAAGTGTATCAGGATGAATAG